A DNA window from Paenibacillus sp. HWE-109 contains the following coding sequences:
- a CDS encoding molybdopterin-dependent oxidoreductase: protein MDSKRGWLKQSFGKRLNSIHSWNAWILLLLTVTGIVLSIGAIRGELGSLRVTLKQLHIYLGVASIVLIALYAPMIRKHWHQIRARRNQRANLVFVLALLVGWAASGVILWQFRHLPPALNNTALFVHDLLTWVGVPYALYHAISRSRWLKRQQRLDQAAAKAAPPPAAKPTPAAAEDATEKRSAAQAVIAALKESPITRASFLRLVAGVLLVIAVGPAFYRWIKGAFDTGGSTTAEYIASDGNKMLPPPAPLPDSAAVVGGGAKGNFRIYTVTEIPAFSSDSWKFAISGLVDQPNTWSWEEFLKMKRTVQVSDFHCVTGWSVYKCTWEGIPLKQLLAAAGVQSKAKYVKFYSGDKVYTDALSLDQANGDDIMVAVMMDGKPIPQKLGGPVRLIVPQMYAYKSVKWLQAIELIEKEHIGYWEVRGYDNDAWVDASKA, encoded by the coding sequence ATGGATTCGAAAAGAGGCTGGTTGAAGCAATCTTTTGGAAAGCGTTTGAATTCGATACATAGCTGGAATGCTTGGATTCTGCTGCTTCTGACGGTTACTGGCATTGTGCTGAGTATTGGGGCTATTCGGGGAGAACTCGGGAGTCTGCGGGTGACGTTGAAGCAGCTTCATATTTATCTTGGCGTCGCTTCGATCGTACTCATCGCGCTATATGCGCCTATGATCCGGAAGCATTGGCACCAGATTCGCGCGCGGCGCAACCAACGCGCGAATCTGGTGTTCGTGCTCGCGCTGCTGGTTGGCTGGGCAGCTTCCGGTGTGATTCTGTGGCAGTTCAGGCACCTGCCACCGGCTCTGAACAATACGGCACTCTTCGTGCATGACCTGCTCACCTGGGTCGGAGTGCCGTATGCCCTGTACCACGCCATCTCGCGAAGCCGATGGCTCAAACGCCAACAGCGGCTGGACCAAGCCGCTGCCAAAGCAGCGCCGCCCCCAGCGGCGAAGCCCACACCCGCGGCGGCGGAGGACGCCACGGAGAAGCGCTCTGCAGCGCAGGCGGTAATCGCCGCGCTGAAGGAGTCGCCGATCACACGCGCATCGTTCCTGCGACTAGTCGCAGGGGTGCTGCTCGTGATCGCGGTAGGCCCCGCCTTTTATCGGTGGATAAAAGGCGCCTTTGATACCGGCGGGTCAACGACCGCCGAGTATATCGCCAGCGACGGCAACAAGATGCTGCCGCCGCCTGCGCCATTGCCGGACTCCGCCGCTGTGGTCGGCGGAGGGGCGAAGGGGAATTTCCGTATTTATACGGTGACGGAAATTCCGGCTTTTTCATCGGATTCATGGAAATTTGCGATATCCGGTCTTGTTGATCAGCCCAATACGTGGAGTTGGGAAGAATTCCTGAAGATGAAACGAACGGTACAAGTGAGCGATTTCCATTGTGTAACGGGATGGTCCGTATATAAATGTACATGGGAAGGCATCCCGCTCAAACAATTGCTGGCTGCGGCGGGGGTCCAATCCAAAGCGAAATATGTGAAGTTCTACTCCGGAGACAAGGTTTATACGGATGCTCTATCTCTAGATCAAGCAAACGGAGACGATATCATGGTTGCTGTGATGATGGACGGGAAACCCATTCCTCAGAAACTGGGCGGTCCTGTCAGACTCATTGTTCCTCAGATGTATGCCTATAAATCGGTCAAATGGCTGCAAGCCATCGAGCTGATTGAGAAGGAACATATAGGATATTGGGAAGTTAGAGGTTACGATAACGACGCATGGGTAGATGCTTCTAAGGCTTAG